The Papaver somniferum cultivar HN1 chromosome 6, ASM357369v1, whole genome shotgun sequence genome segment ATTTTAGAAATTATAAACTTCATGATTTTAAGTTTGCTGTGAAAGACTATATCATTATAAGTTCCCGCTTTGACAGTTAGCAGCAATGAATAAGAGGTTCTTGGCACTTTTCATTTTATATGTGAGGCTTTTCAATATATATTCTCCTATGTTGCACAGACACGCGTAGAAAGATACAATACTGAGATACTGCTATCTTTTTTTCCTCTCCATGATGTTTGGATCGTTCCAGCATCACAATATTACAATAATGTATGTATAATCATGGGGTTGAATCTACTTTCTCTGGTATTTGTTGTTTCAGTTAGAGCACCAATCATGGAATGAATCTAGTGGAGTCAAGCTACTGTCCATATTTCCAAAGATGCATGTTTGTTTCTTCACAGTCGAGTACACCTAGCTATCTTCAAGTGGAATATGACTCCTCTTTCAACCATTTCTATAGATTCCCATGCTCACTCATTAGCTACCTATATAATGGCTCCATTACTAAGAGTGGGGTTTCTTATTTCATTTTCATGGTCTACTGATAAAGAAAAAGATATACCATCCCTCACATCAAGCCCCCACACAGAGGtcccaaaaaacaaaaacaccTCCTAAAATAAGTAAAATGGGGATCTCTCACtctcaatcttctttagttgtgGGTCATATTTCCAAATCCCAAGTACCCAATGATAGTGGGTTAAATAATTAGGTCATTTCTTCCATTTGTGATATTGTAAGTTGTATCCAATAATGTCTCCCAATCTACACATTTGTAGGgtatcatcatctcatggtgtagGGCACTGCCTCTTCTACTCGAGTTTAGTATATCATTATTTACTGTTTCATTTAGTATTAATAAGTAACCACACTCTTTAATTATTACTGGATTTGTATTATAATGCTTAATGGTACATACTAAGGGTTGTCTGGAATGAGGTTGTAGATCTTTTATCTGTGTGTAGGAAGGAAGCACACAAAGATAAAGACACTATCATTTTGGACTGTTTTAGTGGATAATCTTGAGCCAAGATTATTATGTTAATATCTAGATACTATTACACCAATTATTGGCCTCAATCTAAAGAAACAACAGCTTAACACTGTCCAAAAAACCATGTCAAAGTTCTTATCTAGATCTCTCATCAATCTAGCTGTTAATTACTACTGCTACTACTATAGATATAGTGTAGCTGCTGGCTTTATCCATGCTGCAGGGAAAGATGATAAAAGCTAGATTCCCAAAGTTTTGGGATTGATTCCGAATCCAAAATTTCTTATTTGATCAAAGATTATAACTTAAGTGTTGGACATATATGAGACATTGTTTGTTTTAGTTGAATGCAGTATGGCTTTACATGTGATTATGTGTAGTTGACTGCAAATGAACAATTATGTTTGGCTTATCTTGGGCTTATACATTCATTGTTGAATGGCATTGCCCACCTAAATCTCTAAACGAAGAAGgataaagaaataaaagtaaaaaatgtAGAAGTGGTTATTTTTTGAGAAACTGATGTTATGTTAATACAGTGGTGATGCTGATAGCAGTGGTTTGAGGTCATAATCAGTGACTTGAAAACGGGTCATGATTTTATCTAGATGGAACTATTGCCCAACCAATCACGAATTTACAATGCAAGTCTAGTGTCGTTTATACAATAAAATACAATATTGTTTTTATTTCAAATTATTAAACTGAAGAGGAGGACCAGATTACAATTTGAGATGCAGACCTGTGGTGGAGCTGGAAATGTACCAATTGGTCATTAAGTACAAACTGCCCTAAGTGATGGTGAATGGTGATTATATCTAGTTATTCTCAGGTAgtcaatttctttcttttaagGACAAAGGAACTACTGGTCCTCCATTACAAAGATTTAGTGACTTGGAGAAAGATCTCCAAAGTAAGAAAAAAGCTAGTTTGATTTGCCTAGAGTGCACTGGAAAACAAATTATGCAATGGACTCAACTGACAAATGTGTTTATAAGGTGTATACTGAATAGAACTCAAACTTTTTGGCCATGGACCATGGTAATCTCGTATACATGCTGCTTCCCGTTTCATTTGTCCCGTCACGCAGAATTAGACATTTATATTAAGGAGGCCGGGTAACCATTACTGATAGGAACCATATGGGATCTCCGACCTCTAGAGTGGAGACTTTATCCGCTGACCAACTGAGCTAGCCCCTGCAGGTTTGACTTGACTGGTTTGCTGGGGAGAATAGCAAGTATCCAAGGCTACTTACTTCCAAAACTTTCGACAGGGTTGGCCTTCGGTCAACTAATAAGAATGTGCAGTCAAGATCTTGTTCCTGTTAAAGACAGCTAAGAGAATTCCCTTTTAACAATGCTTGGTACTTTTTTCAGAACAAAAAAAGGTGGTTAAATAGAGATTGTCAACCTTGATCTAAAAGTTGCTGTTTTCTTTTTTAGGTACCACACCTGCAGGTGAACTGATGATCATCAGTAGATGCTACTTTGACCCCCCATACAATCACATTTGATATAACAAGTCATGCTTTAATTTTTAATAATTCATCACCAGTTTCTTCTTGCTTTCTCCCTCCCCTGCATCTCTGTATTCAACAAATAATGTGGACATAAAGCATGAGATGAGAGTCAAGAACTGCTCCTAATTTCAACAATCAACCCAAAGTTTATTAGTGGGTTAGTGGTCACTTGTTAAATCTTATTAATTCACCTCGATTAAGCCAAGGTTTTATTAGTGGGTTGTTAACCTCTATTTAAGTGTATTAATTATGTGATAAACATGTGTAGTTTAGTTGATTGGTGGTCAAACCAAGGGAGTCTTACAAAGTCATGTTCTCATTCTAGTTATTGCCATATCCTGTTAAAAGAAACATGTTCTTTTGGTTTGACTGTTATGAACTATGAATGCATCTCCTGAAGTTGCATTAGAGAAGTATACATTTACATTAACAACATTTTTGGATCAAATCAAAACGAATAAACTATAATGAACTTTTCCTGAGTTGAAGCTTTGGTTGACAAGGATGCATTACTTATGCTCAGAGTCCTAACACTAAAACAACCTGTCGTTTTGACCCCTGACAGTCAAATGAAGCGCTGACCAGTGGCGGAAGTAGGAATCTAGCTGTGAGGAGGCAAAACAATTTTAGGATATACACAATGGCAAAAATGGACTTTGAAGTTCATATACCAAAAAAGAGAATGGCTTGGGAGCCAACCTTGCAATGTAAGCAACTGCCTACCCTTGTCATGGGCTTGCTCCGCCCGCCCCTGTTACTGACACTGACAGTCCGTTTATCTACTCAAGACTCATGAGAAAGGCGACAATTATTGGGAAAGAGGGGGAAGGCGCTGGGACTATTTACTCTCAACATACATAGGTGAATTTGGAATCACATATTCGCATCTCAAATTGTCCGTTTATACATATATAGCCAGTTTGACAAAAAGGGCAAATGACCCTTTCTTGCTCATGACTCTGCCCCTGGGCACTCGGATTTTTGCCAAGTTTGTCATGTACCCATTGAGTCCAGTCTTAAGACTAGAATCACATCTTAAACCAGGAAGAGTGGTAATCATATCATGGATAATAGCAAAAGCTTGTTAGATTTTTTGATTTATATAATTCACCACCATTACATTCTTAAAATgtaatgatttttttgttttaggGTTACAACTATTTTTACCTTTTCCAATTGTACATAAAAGTACTTACAAGAAAAAGCTCTAATGGCCTCTTATATAAAGGGAAATCATCTAAAGGAGGAAAACCCTCTATATTTCTTTTTTtccatgaaaacaaaaaaaaagagaaaaaaaagccgAAAATCATTACATATAATTATCTACCCACATTCATTTTCTACTTGGgtaattttgttttcttgattatttacatCTTCTGGTTAAGTTCGATAGTTTCTTCCAATCGACCAACCGATGCAAGAAATCCATGACCTCGGCCGGTTCTTGTAGAGAATAAGATGCACTAGTTTCTTTGGGACATTTTGATACAAGAATCCCAAAACCTTGTTCTCTCTCCCTCAGTACCTAAACAAATTTTAAACCCAATTAGACTTTATGCATATAAAGAAAAAGTATATGTGATTGAAAAACGAATTTATTCCATTTTTGTGAAATAATTTTGGAGACTTTGGGATACCTTAAATGCATCTTCATCCGTCCGATCGTCGCCGATATAAAGTGGCAAAACATCATTAGTGTTCCCGAATCCTAGAGAATAAGAACCAAATAAGATGTTAATCACAAAATATTCACTTaataaaatgaaagaaaataaataaataaaaaatcttacCAAGAGACTCTAGCAAAAATTCAAGAGCTTTTCCCTTGTCCCATTTAATGGTTGGTCGAATCTCCAGTACCTAAAATACATCAAATCAAATCatagaaaattaaataaaaaaagtgCATGTGAGCCATTAAATCATGCCCATaccaacaaaataaaaaacatttATTCATTAATGGAGAAAGAGATTGAATGATAGATATATGTTGTCATTGCCAATGACATTAACATACCTTTCTTCCATGAGTGAGCTTCAGCTGAGGATACTCCTTCAGTATTGATGTTACTGTCTCTGCTATTAAACTCCATTGCtgtcaaatatataaaataaaatcagccatttataaagaattatgggttttataaataaaatcaaaaataaaataaaattgaatttaGATTCTATACCTTTTCATCCACATTTCTGTAATGAACAGATACACAAAACTTATTGTTCTCAACTTTGGCTCCATCAATTgattttgtttcctcaattaatGCCTTATTaacctggaaaaaaaaattattagtattattcACTTTTTATGggcatttttcctttttttcttttcttttttgtgttcttcattgaatgtaggaaaaaaaaaaataccaaactAACCTCATCAATCATGGGCAAGAACTCACTTGCTGCCTGAAACAAAACACCTTGATCACTTCTctgtaaaccaaaaaaaatataacaaccatTAGAATTCATTCAGATTGTCTTATTGATTGTATTCTTCAAAAGTAATGAGAGAAAGTGATGTACAACTTACTTTCTTGCATTTGGCACCTTTGGTTGGGCCTCTAATGTCCATTCCATGACTGCCAGCATAATACAGACCAGCTAACTTGACAAAGCTATACacctaaataaaaataaataaaaaaaaaacaattcaacaAACTATTCCTTCTTCCCTTAAAATCTTATGattaaaagaagaacaaaaaaaataacaattattGAATCAAGAAACTGTAAATTGCAGTTTTACCTGATCACGGCATCTTCCGCTAATGATGGCCGTAGGGAAAAACTTGGCGACATCTCTAACCGCGGCTCTCATCTGCTTAGACATGTAGGCTCGATCGGGGTCAGCCACAATGGGAGAAAGTGTACCATCGTAGTCCAGAAAGACTACGATTTTCTTCCCTTGGGATGCTTGGATTATTTGCTCAAACATGTTCAGAGCTGATGGATGATGAACCTTTATCATCaccaagaaaacaaaaattaaaattaaaataaaacacAATTATCACAATTATCAACAAGGAATCAAGGATGAAATCTTACCATCCAGGAACGATGTTCTTCAGTAGGAGAGAAAGCATCTGGTGATTTGATATGAGTAGGAGACGAAGCTTTCATGGTTTCAACCCATGCATTGATTCTTGACCCACTTTCAATTTCAAGCTGTTTCAATAAACTCTTTCTTGTTATTGCTAAATTAATACTACTACTAGTTTGCGGGGCAGGTGGTTTCGATGAtgaagttgatgatgatgatttcgaCATTATTGTTGTTAATGCTAATGTTGACGAGCTTACATTCTTTTCAGCCGAAATCAATACATTCTGTTTCGTCATTGATTCAAAGTAAAAAACAGAGCCAGATAACAAAAACAGAGGAACTTAAGAGAAATCTAAAGACTAAATCAGAGGAGATTTAAGAGAATATAAACAGAGTATGAGAAAtagagaagacgaagaagaacgaGAGATTTGTGGAAGCAATAGACTGAATGACTAGTCGATTTATAGAAGGGGGAGGGTTTCTCTTTTCGTGGGACCCACAATTTACCTTGTGGGACCCACTAAACTCGCTCTCTCTTCCCTTCTCTTCCTATACAAACACGGCCTCCGAAATCAAGTGGGGCCCACGTGGGTCCCACTTCTCTTGCCAATCTGTGATTGGACGAGTCCTTAAAAACTGTTCCGCCGTCTTCGCCGTCAAATGTAACATGCAAATCGGGAGAAAATAAGACACGTGTTAATAAATTATTCGAAACAAGTGGGAGTGGAAAATCCACGTCGTTATTTCTCCACCCACGGGTTTCGGGGTAATTTGCCTAAAATGGGTTGAGTAAGGGGGGGTTTGGAATCCGGACCCGTTTTATAACTACCTATAACTTACCTAATAACTGTCTAAATTTAGTTAATAAACGCCCCTTGTAATAGAGGGGGGGTCCTGGCTGAAAATGAACTCTGAAACTAACAGCTCCTGAACCCAGTAACCAACAAAACCAGTAGCCATATTAAAATctaaaataattatttaattgttcaataatcataaaaaatgatgttttttcataaaaaaacataaagtagAAATTGGTGTATCTTTGTTTTTATAATGCATTTTCTTTCTTTAAATTTTTTGTCACTTCTATAATCTTACTTAGAACACTGTCACTTTGAAAAAGACATGTTTTTGAATAATAATTTGTATAGTTTTGCCTTGTCTATCAAGCACCATCATACGCCATTTGCTAAATTACCATAGGAGGGTAACTTCACACGAATAAGTTTCCAGGAACCATCATTCTTAAGTGAATTTGTACTCTAGATTGTACTCCTCTTAAGCCTTCTAGCCtaagtttttctataaaaaaaattaaaaaaaaaaaaaaaactagatgaATTTGTAGTCCATCTTCTAGCCTAAGATATATAAGTAGACGAGTTTCAAACTGAGTGGTCATCAGACATTATCACCAAACCACTTACTTTGTCATTGTGCTTTTGAGTCATCTTCGCGATTTCTTGTTCTTGCAATGCCAGTCTAGCTCTGTGAGTCTCCAAGAGCTAGACATTTGGAAAGATAAAATTCCAGTCACAATATGAGCACCTCCGTGCATATTTTGCATGTCCTAGTTAACCAAGTAAATTAGGACACATATCCACTTGTTCTCATTCAACATTGAGCACTAATCAGaaaattaattaattttaataattaaaatacatttcaaAGTACAAGATATACTTGTGTAGAGAGGAAGAAGAATCCAGAGGTATATAGAAAAGAATCAAAAGGAGAGAGTGGCAAAGACCACACGCGTCACAACTAGCGTGAAACAGTGAACCGGCCTGAAAAGGATATGTACCATTGAAGAACCAAAGTCAGGACACCTGGCCTGGTTCACATTGTCGTCTTGTATTATGTATGTGGCCAGTATATGTACATTGTAAAGTTATATTTTAAGAAAAGGGAGAAGAAAGTAGAGAGTCAGAGGGAGAGCTTTGTGATCATCATAATGTATTAATTAGGTACATGTACAAAGCGAGACTTGTTCGTTCTCTCACCATATGTGTCAGTGCAGCATAAAGGTAGGTTACTCTGACAAACTGATCGGCTAGTGCCATAGACTATTAGAATACACAGTCAGACCTTAGACAGTATATAGTACACTACATTTCGTCTTTATGTTACAGAGCTGATTCTGTATTGTTTGAAGAACCTAGATGAATTTTGCAGGGAAGAAGGATGAGTGAACCAAAAGAGAAGCCAAGGAATAAATATATAACAAGCAGCACCACCATACAGAATTACTTTTAATGGTATGTAGTGTTGTTGTACTTGAGGGGATTTCTTTCTTTAGTTGGTTGGTTATGACTGAATAAAATTTAAGAATATTTTGGAGGAAGAAAAATACTGGCGAAACTATATGCTTAATTTGACTACAGTGTCACCATGGATGTGACTAACTAAGGTGGTGGCAGTTAATGAAGTTATTGGGGGCCAATTATTTGCATCAAGCTTGTGAGAATATATGTGTGTACTGTGTAGGGTTCACATGATGCggaagtagtagtagtagtgtgTATGGTCATAGTCAGGTCCCCTACTGTTACTTTGGAGTCTTTGGAGGGTAAAGCCATTCAAGGTTCCAGCTAGTTGTTGCTTCATTACTATGGGAATTATGGGATTGAAACTGCGGGTGTTGTTTCGTAACAAACTAGAAGGCAACAAATAAATCAAAAGGGTTATTCTTTTCAGAGTAGTCAAGCCATATAAGGTAGTTTCGTTGGGGTTTGCATGGAAATGGGAGGTGGAAAATACTACAGTCTGTAGACTGCAATTTCCTATATTTGTTgctggtttttgttttttcaccAGGCTGTGGAAAGAAAGGTTCTcgttcttgtttttcttctttgttttttgtCGGTGCCGTAACTTGTTCGTTCCAATATAGATTATTTATTTACCGATaaccaagaaaaataaaatacaaaacatttTGTCCTCCTTGAACACTACTCTCTCCAATAATGTAAGTGTCTTGTTAATAAGGTTAACATGCAGATCATTGAAGTCTTTAGGGTTACTTCAAAAAACTCTTTTCTTTTGTGTTCTTTCCACCAAATTCCACTATGCAAAAAAAGAGAATGCACGCGTggtaatcaaataaaaatattaaagggATTGTTTCTTGGACTTTTCTGAGAAAAAGAACTAGTCTTTTTTGGTTATAATTCAAAAACTACTCCAAGCACTTTCCATAAAACACAAACCTTTTATTCACTACTTGCTTTTTTAGAAAGAATTTGAATGGCTTCTCAAATGTAGTTCACCTGGCAAATATTTCTTCGTCTTTTCGAAAAATTATAGCCGGGTTATagaatcttttttgtttttcgaAATAGCTGATTataaagtcaagagactttggcAAAAAAACTGCTTTCTGGGAGCAAACAAGAAACTTAAAAATGCGTAAAGTAAAAATATAAatgtaagttaaaaaaaaatctgCATTAACCATTTGTAAAATGCCACTTGCCCTTACATGGTTGTGTTTGCGCCGTCCCTGGTATAGCGGAATTTTTATGAAACCAGTGGGCATGATTGTGGATACTGATTTAAGCCTTTATCACGAAAAAATCGGTCgcataattatattttttttctctaaatTTAAAGTTCAACTGGAAAGGTGATTAGCTACATGCATGAACGGACATTCATATTAGGCATGCCTAATATGCTATTATATTTTGGAGGCATAATCTGGCAAAaaggaaatgaaaaaaaataacaagaaccaaaagacgatttctaaagagaattttAAACAGAAATGTTGAAAACAAGTACAACATATACAATATACTATTACGAACCGCCAAGAGACGTTTAGGATCTTGTCGCACAAACGTCGAAACTTCCTAATACTTTGATTTATTATTGCTAACCAAATCAAGGAGGTGCCGCCGGTGTACTTTTGCTAGTTATTTCTTATTATTAATTAGTATTAGCACTTCTACTGATCATAGTACTGACTACTGAATGTGGATGCTAGCCACCTTAAGGTACGTACCCTTTATTGCATTATTGAATTCATTTAAACTTTCGCTGTTCAAAAGGGTCGGGGGCATTCTGAACTCAAAATTTTCAACATCTTCGATCTTGCATTGATGAATGTCTTAGGAAAACCACGTGCTTTCATTCCTTAACAAAGACGATATTCGTA includes the following:
- the LOC113286878 gene encoding probable trehalose-phosphate phosphatase J yields the protein MTKQNVLISAEKNVSSSTLALTTIMSKSSSSTSSSKPPAPQTSSSINLAITRKSLLKQLEIESGSRINAWVETMKASSPTHIKSPDAFSPTEEHRSWMVHHPSALNMFEQIIQASQGKKIVVFLDYDGTLSPIVADPDRAYMSKQMRAAVRDVAKFFPTAIISGRCRDQVYSFVKLAGLYYAGSHGMDIRGPTKGAKCKKRSDQGVLFQAASEFLPMIDEVNKALIEETKSIDGAKVENNKFCVSVHYRNVDEKQWSLIAETVTSILKEYPQLKLTHGRKVLEIRPTIKWDKGKALEFLLESLGFGNTNDVLPLYIGDDRTDEDAFKVLREREQGFGILVSKCPKETSASYSLQEPAEVMDFLHRLVDWKKLSNLTRRCK